In Rhopalosiphum padi isolate XX-2018 chromosome 3, ASM2088224v1, whole genome shotgun sequence, the genomic stretch tgactgacaaatcatctccgttcagaatcgtttttcgtatacaatgctacccgtcgttgcattcaaatttaacacatccattaaagtgaccagtgacctactctccatctctactatacagcggagcgatacccacttttttcatattgaaaaggagcaaattttcagttgtacaaatgtattctttagtcacacttataataggtacatttatattctacaaaacattctggtatatttgtaggtactatcttttatggcttatcatagttattatttcttatcgtctgtttatatattatgtctatatttcatatcattttccagttttacattcgtatttgtatttgagtttcaactgtaaattgttttcaagaattttgtaataaaaatgaagtttgtctgttagtttatgttttgattgtttccatttcaaaattattcagtgttgtccacgtaatagtcgttatataaaaattgttgtcctccttacggtgtctagtagcgacattctatcctccaaccattatacatatttaacttactattttttttttagatggcagtacagcagatcattcaatacatgctgagacatgaattcacatttctaccactatgctaaatatcaatatcctacgttgaaaatgtactagacgatactgctaataataatggttttgtgcaacgtgcgtgtaatgggtattgaatttaattgatattaaattaatagtagtgtaacaaaaagtcagtgtcatgaaaccctgaccattagattataagcaaatgattctaattttccataattgactttcaaatattacatttaaggtgatgcttcatacacacaataaaaaatgatttaatatcataattttgatatgataatttaaacaaacattacaaagtcatactttgaactgcttgtaaaacactgtattctcaagttattctccaaacactacacatatttaactgactattttttatttttagatggcagtatagcagatcattcaatacatgctgacacatgaattcacatttctaccactacgctaaatatcaacatcctacgttgaaaatgtactagacgacactgctaataataatggttttgtgcaacgtgcgtgtaatgggtattgaatttaattgatattaaattaatagtagtgttgcaaaaaggtagtgtcataaaaccctaaccattatattaagtaaatggttcttatttaccattattaacttccatatatttcatttaggctcatacttaataataaacactataaaacgtgcttatatatcacaattttgactcatattacaaattcatatttttagctgctcataagaatctcaattatcaagttagtgtcatgaaacctagacaattagattaagtaaatgattcttatttaccattactaacatccatattggtcatttaagctgatacttcataaacactataaaaaatgattttatatggtaattttaacaaatattacaaagtcatatttttaactgcttataaaacactcaattctcatgttagtgtctagaaaccttgattactagattatgacaatgattcttattgtataatgtatacaagtattacaaactcttattattttaatattgaaaatcagcaattttatgttaatgtacaagtgtattctttacttatattttgttttacattaaaactcaacaaaacattctggtagatttgtactatctcttttgttgctaagcattataattatttctttaaccattaaacatatttaactgactactttgtgttttagatggcagtatagcagatcactcgaggcatgctgagaccatgaattaacatttctatcacttgggaaagttacaacatcttccgttgaaaatggaatagaaggtactgctaatattaatggttttatgcaacgtgcgtgtaatgggtattgaatgtaattgatattcaattaatagtagtgttacaaaaaggtagtgtcataaaaccctaaccattatattaagtaaatggttcttatttaccattattaacttccatatatttcatttaggctcatacttaataataaacactataaaacatgttttttatatgataatattgactaatattacaaattcatactttgaactgcctgtaaaacactatattctcaagttattctccaaccgttatacattattaacttactacattttttcagttggcagtatatcagatcaatcaaggcacgctgagacacgaattcacatttctaccaccagggaaagtatcaacatcctatgttgaaaatggactagaagatactgataataatattggatttatgcaatgtgcgtgcaatggttattgaatataattgatactaaattaatagctgtgaaacaattgagatttgttaaatatctgaataaaataatagtaaacacctttagcttgtattgtttattcttaaaatttacctatgctataaatatattttatttttactatatttaaatgatcattataaaacatttataaaacactcaaatattaagttaatgtttagaagcttgaacaatagtttaagaaatttaccattattatctttcacgtgtttcatttaacctggtattttgaatacactataatacatgtttttatatgataattttgacaaattcccattttgaaactgcttataaaacactcaaaattattaaatgtatgcaccgacagagggcggtagtggggacgacatccgtcggccgatgcccgatcgcctcagagtaaaactagttggttgcgtgtgtgccgttcgccggacggccttttgacataattgacggttgtttttacttagctattgggtgtagttgttgttcatttaataaagatttttgatattataaacgaattgttcatattttatgcccgaagttaacacaagtaagtgtcttgatccttgactactcgattacgaaaatgattctgatttataatttttaacttgcacatgtttcatttaaccagatatttttacttcataaaaactataaaatatgattttacaagtcaattttgacgaataatacaaattaatatttttagattctgaacggagtgatgaatgtattgattttacaatgatgtttgtattatttttgtgtccgtcatcactttttggagtagtaataatgcttcggttttgacttcagcccctctttgaaaagacaaaatcgattttttgattttgctgtaactcaaaaacgaatcattgtaaatacttgaaattttcaacaaacgtttatattagcgttatctatttgcgattaaattttcaaaatattttgacattttttaagctacttatagataattgaaacttatcgtagtaaaaaataaatcaaaaatcgttagtcacaatttttgtttatatgcatttaaagttcaaatgtttagaaaatatatcgaaatcacgaaaatttgcaaagaattttgaagttgaaaattcataaaatctttgtgatttatacttaaggttcacaaatccaatactaggttatccataagttttccttcaagtaaccgtaaacaaaaaaaaatccattgtcaatttagaaaacattttatgtgcgtatgaaatataattttttacgaaatcgcgtaaaataacgatatattacaatttaaatataggtaataatataatatatccaactaattatcattgactgacaaatcatctccgttcagaatcgtttttcgtatacaatgctacccgtcgttgcattcaaatttaacacatccattaaagtgaccagtgacctactctccatctctactatacagcggagcgatacccacttttttcatattgaaaaggagcaaattttcagttgtacaaatgtattctttagtcacacttataataggtacatttatattctacaaaacattctggtatatttgtaggtactatcttttatggcttatcatagttattatttcttatcgtctgtttatatattatgtctatatttcatatcattttccagttttacattcgtatttgtatttgagtttcaactgtaaattgttttcaagaattttgtaataaaaatgaagtttgtctgttagtttatgttttgattgtttccatttcaaaattattcagtgttgtccacgtaatagtcgttatataaaaattgttgtcctccttacggtgtctagtagcgacattctatcctccaaccattatacatatttaacttactattttttttttagatggcagtacagcagatcattcaatacatgctgagacatgaattcacatttctaccactatgctaaatatcaatatcctacgttgaaaatgtactagacgatactgctaataataatggttttgtgcaacgtgcgtgtaatgggtattgaatttaattgatattaaattaatagtagtgtaacaaaaagtcagtgtcatgaaaccctgaccattagattataagcaaatgattctaattttccataattgactttcaaatattacatttaaggtgatgcttcatacacacaataaaaaatgatttaatatcataattttgatatgataatttaaacaaacattacaaagtcatactttgaactgcttgtaaaacactgtattctcaagttattctccaaacactacacatatttaactgactattttttatttttagatggcagtatagcagatcattcaatacatgctgacacatgaattcacatttctaccactacgctaaatatcaacatcctacgttgaaaatgtactagacgacactgctaataataatggttttgtgcaacgtgcgtgtaatgggtattgaatttaattgatattaaattaatagtagtgttgcaaaaaggtagtgtcataaaaccctaaccattatattaagtaaatggttcttatttaccattattaacttccatatatttcatttaggctcatacttaataataaacactataaaacgtgcttatatatcacaattttgactcatattacaaattcatatttttagctgctcataagaatctcaattatcaagttagtgtcatgaaacctagacaattagattaagtaaatgattcttatttaccattactaacatccatattggtcatttaagctgatacttcataaacactataaaaaatgattttatatggtaattttaacaaatattacaaagtcatatttttaactgcttataaaacactcaattctcatgttagtgtctagaaaccttgattactagattatgacaatgattcttattgtataatgtatacaagtattacaaactcttattattttaatattgaaaatcagcaattttatgttaatgtacaagtgtattctttacttatattttgttttacattaaaactcaacaaaacattctggtagatttgtactatctcttttgttgctaagcattataattatttctttaaccattaaacatatttaactgactactttgtgttttagatggcagtatagcagatcactcgaggcatgctgagaccatgaattaacatttctatcacttgggaaagttacaacatcttccgttgaaaatggaatagaaggtactgctaatattaatggttttatgcaacgtgcgtgtaatgggtattgaatgtaattgatattcaattaatagtagtgttacaaaaaggtagtgtcataaaaccctaaccattatattaagtaaatggttcttatttaccattattaacttccatatatttcatttaggctcatacttaataataaacactataaaacatgttttttatatgataatattgactaatattacaaattcatactttgaactgcctgtaaaacactatattctcaagttattctccaaccgttatacattattaacttactacattttttcagttggcagtatatcagatcaatcaaggcacgctgagacacgaattcacatttctaccaccagggaaagtatcaacatcctatgttgaaaatggactagaagatactgataataatattggatttatgcaatgtgcgtgcaatggttattgaatataattgatactaaattaatagctgtgaaacaattgagatttgttaaatatctgaataaaataatagtaaacacctttagcttgtattgtttattcttaaaatttacctatgctataaatatattttatttttactatatttaaatgatcattataaaacatttataaaacactcaaatattaagttaatgtttagaacaGGGATTCCCAACCTTTTTTACCTAACGGCGCActtgatcattttaaaaaaaatcacggcacacaaataaataattaataaaaaaatcacaattgTGTCATTGTTCTTCtaaaaaatgcttttttttgtatttttgacattatctaattataatatttacaagatacttatattaaataggaGTTGTAGAAATACAAACTAcagtaatattttgaaactccaatatttgtattcattaattttgataaaaaaaattaaaaataatttgaaacttaaatataatgtaaattaaaaaaaaaaaaaaattataatctgaaacttaataaattataaataataaattgattttgtttaatatttgaatgataCAAATTTAATGTGATATTTGAGACtgatattttttacacaattccTCTATTCGGGGTGAAACAGTTGAAACAGCAAGACACAAATCAGGTTCAACATTTTTCAAACGATTTCTACtacttgtttttatattgttcaGAGCAGAAAATGCCTGTTCACAAAGATATGATGTAGAAAATGGTAATAACAATAGTATCGCTTTCTGAGAAATAGATGGATATTCTGAAGCTAAATTTAACCAGAAGGAATCTATGTTACTTTTctgactattaaataatattcggaTAGTAGAACTAGAACACATATCAATGAATTCATTCTTTTCGTCATTAGTAAGATCAAGTTCATTCATATTGTCTGTAAAATCAAATGGCAACACCACCCAATCTGCAGATGTTGTCAACGATGGAaaataatgttcaattttttcttCGAGTAATATAAGATGTTCAATTATAAGTTGTTGTAGTTCTTTAATATTGGATTTAACTAtcgttaattttgaaaatgttggaaaatttgaaaaatcccctttaattattgaagatttccaaaatacaattttgtttttgaaccCTCTGATTTTGTTCGTCGAAGAAATTATTGTTTCCTGACGTCCTTGCATTGACGCATTCAGatcatttagttttttaaatatatcagcCAAGTATGCCAAAATATAACACCAGTTTtcatttcgaaaaaaatttttgtatacTGGGagattttctttttcaaaaaataattctaattcttCTTTCAATTCAATAACTCGATTAAACACTTGACCTCGTGATAGCCACCTTACTTCTGTGTGTagcaataaatgtatatgatcCGAACCCATTTCCTTACAAATAGTTTCAAAAATCCTTGTTTTCAATGGCCGAGATTTAATGTAATtcacaattttaataacatcattTAAGACTTTTAACATTTGTTCTCCTAATGTTTTTGCAACCAGAGCTTCTCGATGAATAAAACAGTGTGTTATAATCATAgctggatttttaattttagcgaGAGTAACAAAACCTTTATATTTTCCGGTCATAGACGGAGCTCCATCAGTGCACACACCACAACAATAATTCCATGATAATccagatttttcaaaaaaattatttactacgtCAAATATGTCCTTCCCTGTTGTTGTTGACTTTAAttctttacaaaataaaaactgctCAACAATATTAGAATTATCAACAAATCTGCCAAAACCTAGTAATTGAGCTTTAGAAGTTCTGTCAGTACTCTCGTCtatttgtaatgaaaataatttttgatttttaattttttctaaaacaatGTCATTAATATCATCAGCCATTTCATTTATTCGGCGACTAATAGTATTGTTGGAAAGTGGCACTTTGGATATAACATCTTTAGATTCTTTACCTAACATTGTTTCAACCATAACTAAACAGGCAGGTCCTATTAATTTTTCGCCAATAACATGAgagt encodes the following:
- the LOC132925147 gene encoding SCAN domain-containing protein 3-like, giving the protein MVPSKLKRHLTTKHPGESLKTRLYFERLLNSNKRAASSMIKRVTISDKALEASFKVAELIAKNMNSHVIGEKLIGPACLVMVETMLGKESKDVISKVPLSNNTISRRINEMADDINDIVLEKIKNQKLFSLQIDESTDRTSKAQLLGFGRFVDNSNIVEQFLFCKELKSTTTGKDIFDVVNNFFEKSGLSWNYCCGVCTDGAPSMTGKYKGFVTLAKIKNPAMIITHCFIHREALVAKTLGEQMLKVLNDVIKIVNYIKSRPLKTRIFETICKEMGSDHIHLLLHTEVRWLSRGQVFNRVIELKEELELFFEKENLPVYKNFFRNENWCYILAYLADIFKKLNDLNASMQGQLQQLIIEHLILLEEKIEHYFPSLTTSADWVVLPFDFTDNMNELDLTNDEKNEFIDMCSSSTIRILFNSQKSNIDSFWLNLASEYPSISQKAILLLLPFSTSYLCEQAFSALNNIKTSSRNRLKNVEPDLCLAVSTVSPRIEELCKKYQSQISH